The sequence below is a genomic window from Mus musculus strain C57BL/6J chromosome 4, GRCm38.p6 C57BL/6J.
GTCTACCCACCTCGGCCTCCATGTTTTCTGAAACTTCCTTTCCACTGGAGACAGCATCCCCACTGCCTCCATTCACCTCTGGCTCTTGTTTAGCTTTCTTTGCATCATCCTTCCGGGGACTCTCTTCCTCTGGTTTCCTCTAAAGGTAGAATTGTAAAGTGTTCATATTTATCTTAAGAAAACAATTGCAGAAAAATCCTGTTGCCCCTCTGGTGGCAACATCTTAAACACCCTGACTCACAGCCCTGTGGATCTGCAATCTATGCTGACCACAACATAGATGATGCCACaatgtattttactttaaaattgacATTGTTGAGGCACATGGAACAGGGAGAGGGTGACAGAGATCTGAACACTGAAGAAGCACAAGCAAGAACACAGAAGCAAAGACTTACACCACAGGGAAAGGATTATTGATTCGGGCTAAAGGCAGAAGTGTGAGAAGGCCTACAATGGAGGAAACCAGTAAGAATCCTCCAGCTTTCCAAACAGCCACAAGGTTAATTAAGGTGGAAGTTTGCCAGGTAAGTTATCCCCAATGAAACCCGTAGCTTCCTAGTGTATTATTACAAATTGCCCACCCTCAAAAATGCAGACAttgaaaaagtttaaaaatacaaaagttcATATAAATTTACCTTCTTTCTGACAAGATGGGAAATATCAGTCACACAATTTGATGAGGAAGCGCCATCTGTTGGTTTTCTACTGGCAATCTAGCAAAAATAAGCCTTTGTTAATTATCAGTTTACAAAAACCTGTAGACTCATAGTAAGCCTAATGACAAATAAAATACTCACCATGGATACTGAGGCACCAGCTCCACTAGGAGTGAAACCGGAAGTAGAGCTCTCCACCTGTGTGAGACACAGacaatttttgttggtttttagggggtttttgttgttgtttttttgggtttttttttttttagatagggtttctctgtgtagctccagctgtgctgaaactcactctgtagatcatgctggccacaaactcagaaatcctcctgcctctgcctaccaagtgctgggattaaaggtgtgcaccaccactgcccagcttgataCATGGACAGGTAAATTACAGAATAGAACCCCAGCCACTCAGGCTCAAGTTGCCTACCTCGAATAACAGCTGATTAAAAGGTAAAATTCCTTTTGCCTACAGCAAAGAGTTCAACGCAGACACCTACATTCAGAGTAGGCAAGAAACTAAACCATTCTCATGTCCTATTTACAATACAGATTATATATACCCCAGCATGTCAGGCCAAGAACAGAGCCAGGCAATTTATGGCTAAGACACTCCATCTATGACGTAAGCTTTTTTTAATGGTATTCTCaaaaacattttacaaatagTAACACAATATTTATACTGAAAGGCAAAGAAATATACAAGGTAAAAAACAAAGTAGCAGTGACAGAATGTACACCTGTCTCCTGCATTCAGAACACACTTTCTAGCCATGGGACAACTTATACAAGTGAAATGAGCTCACATTCTGACCAACTAACTCAAGTCAGGAAAAGTACCTTTTAAATGGACTATAAACATTTATTGTAATACacgtattttatttaaaaataaaactcgggctggtgagatggctcagcaggtaagagcacccgactgctcttccaaaggtccagagttcaaatcccagcaaccacatggtggctcacataacaagatctgactccctcttctggtgtgtctgaagacagctacagagtacttacatataataaataaataaatctttcaaaaaaataaaaaataaaaataaaactcaacaaACCAGAGTAGCTTTCAGTGCCAGTTCGGCTACATTCCCACTCCGCTGAGATTCCTTTGCGTCTTCTATCTTCTCTCGAATTTCAGGTAGCAGTTCTTTCAgctcctcaatttctttctcatattcaGTAAACGATCCTTCGGCCTCCTTCATCTGCTCATGGAGTACAGCTACAAAGAACAGCTTTAAATCactaacaaaaaaacccagtttCCCCCCACAATGTAAATGACGGTATCACCTAAACATACAGTAATTTCTGTTCACTCACCCATTCTCTTTTCAATGACATCGATAGATTTGCCAAACTGTGCTACTGCTTCATCATACTGAGAGTTGTAACCATAGGCCAAACCTAATTGGTAGTGAGTCTCTGCAAGGAGACGATCGTGAGCTTCCAAATATTGTTCTTGCAGGCTTAGGCAAGCCTGAAACTCCTCCACAGCTTGGATATAATTCTCtgataaatgaagaaataacaCCATGGACAGAAGTTAACATAAATTCAGTTATGAATGGACTCATCTCTCCCCTTTgcaaacagggtctcactatatagatctGGCTAGCCTGGAGTTTCTGCTTCCCCTCCGGAATGCTTGGACTGACTGTCAGAAAACACCGATTTACAAGGCTGTTTAATGCTCCAGATACTATAGGGAACTCAGACCTCCTATTCTATGGGATTTTGTTATATACAGATAGCTCGTGGCTAACACATTTCTCCTTTAGTCAGCAGAGGGCAGAAAAACCTGCCTTTGTAATTTTGGATGTTCAAGGTCAATCCTAAGGAAAACAGGAAGGGAGAATGGAGAAAGGTAGGAGACGGCATAAAAGAAATTGCATTACCAGATTCAACACTAACTTCTCCAAGTTTAAGATGGGCTTGTGCAGCATAAAGCTgggcttcttttgtttcttgCCTAAAAGAAAGATTAGTAAAGccttaaaaataatcttaaactGCTTTCTATTTTCAACCACAACATGAGCCCAAAAACACCCAGAGTTTTTTACCTCTTAAAAATGATCTTGGCTAAATCCAGCATATCCCAGGCAAGTTCCAAATTCCCtatctcctcctcttcattttcttgaAGAGACTGAAATTCCAAGTCATTGGCATTaggcaaaagaacaaaacaggcATCTTTTTAGAGAATCaatcttttttgggtttttttgtttgtttgttttttgagacagggtttctctgtattgccctggctgtcctggaactcactccgaccaggctggcctccaactcagaaatccacctgcctctgccttccaagtgctgggattaaaggagtgcaccaccaccgcccagggAGAATGAATCGTAAatgtataatttaatataattaaaaacaaaaaacaggccgggcatggtggcacacacctttaatcccagcacttgggaggcagaggcagacggatttctgagttggaggccagcctggtccacaaaatgagttcaaggacagccagggctacacagagaaacccggtctcaaaaaaacaaaacaacaacaaaaaaacaacaacaacaaaacctggcTGCAATTCAAAATGCAGGCCTTCTCCCTAAAGCCTACCAAATGTGCACCCACAATAAGGTGTCACTTCATCTCAgtgaaatataattataatgttgtatttcatcttataatggaaaaaaaaatccccaggcACTCGCAAGGACCAGATCTTACAGGAATCTTTCCTATATTAGCAACCCATAACCCTATAGTAATAAAGTTGTAATGGTACTAAAAGAATAACAGCTTACCTTTTTTTCAAGAACTGATTCATTTGGTGTTTCTTCAGCCTTGTCATTTTCTCTGTCCTCTTCCTCTGAGCCTTCAGTTTCTACAAGAAGAAACTACTTAGTATTGAGATATAACAAAGTATTTGTCGTCTGGTGTGATTCTCACAATATCTGTCACCCTACATTCTAAGGTAGAATGGAAAGGAAGCTAATCCAAGGCAGTCAGCATCTGCTCTGAAGGGATCTTCAGTTCATGGCTACCATCTAGCTCACATCTAGCCTACACTACCATATACACAGCCTTATAGTACATTCATCCAAATGTCAGACGTGTAAAACTAAACCTGCTGTGATTCACAATAAGAAAGATAACCTATACATTGCCTCTTGCAAAAAATCTCCCAACTACTCAAACAGGTTTTAGTCATTTGTTAAGATAATTGTATTATACTCAAAGTATCAAAACCCAAATAATTCCCGACCATTCAGAATACCAAAAACTGGCTTTCCTACAATAAGCTatggggaagaagagaaatgTCTTCATCAGCTCTCCCCATTGAGCAAGTCACAGACTCCAGCCAGCTCAAAAAAAATTGAGAACAACTAGTTACTTTAAGATTTATGTGTGTAGCCACACCAACAACTATTCTGATATACAGTTACACATCAATTGTTCAAATAAGCTTTTAAAATTCCCATTTGTAAGACAACTTAAAATTCAAAATGTCAGCAGTTTTACTTGATACAATCAATTCACATAGATTAAGTATATACTCATGTCATCTTTCATTAAGCTAGTTGGGGATTTtttttgctcttgtttttttccttctccacGAAACAAAATCTTACTATAATACCCCAAACTACTCTCAAAAACCCAGGAATCAGCAATATTTCTTCATTTCCCTAGTACCTGGAAGTATATAGCTACCAGCTAAACGTTCTTAACACtcacccaccaaaaaaaaaaaaaatcacaaatgtcACAACTCTACAACCTATATATGAgaatagaaacaagaaaagttgggtttttttatagcctggctattctgaaacttgctatgtatacCATGCTGGCTTCAAACCAACCTCTACTTCCAAAGTACTGACAAAATATGCATTCCACAAGGCCTATTTAAGCTAAAGGCCAGCCATGTTTATCTGCAAATCAACTGGTACAGTAGTAATTGGTACTGAAAATTCCGATATATTGCCAATTGCTAGCAATATCAAAATACTTGAACAATTTGCAAAGAACAACCTGGTTAACTATAGTGAACTAGTAAACACTGTGTAATCAAGTTTCACATTTTTGTATATAAGGTGTGCAtccctatggaggccagaggccaatgtcttcctcagtcactctctaccttattttctgaAATAGGGTCTCTAACTGAAACTGGAGCTCAACAACTGGCTATttcccaaaatataaaaagactcACTTTTTTGTTTCTGACTATGCAATTCATTGCTTCTGAAATACAGCCCaccaaaacattatttttaaagaatttttttttcgagtttgagagatggctcaacggttaagagcactgactgttcttccagactctgttcaattcccagaaaccatatggtggcCCACAACATCTTTAACAGGATCCAATGACcccttctggtatatctgaagacagtgacagtgcactcacatgcacaaattaaaaaaaaaaaatctaaaaaggcTGTTTTGTTAAAAAATCATGGGTGCCCATGCCCATGAGTGCAAACTGTGGAGGCCCAAAAAAGGGTTCCACCCTGGAGGTGgatttacaggcagttgtgaactgtctAATGTGGGTGTTAAAAAGCAAACTCCTGTCCTTTTCAATAGCAGtacctgctcttaaccactaagctatgtATCCAGCTCCAACATTTTTTTCCATGTCCTTTAGTTTTCTAAGTTTAAACTAGATAATGACTTCACCCAACCTCCAAAATAATCCAAGAATGCAGAATTAAATACATGTATTTTCACAACACTCATTAgaccaggcaggaggatcattaagAAGTTGGCggctagccgggcatgg
It includes:
- the Nasp gene encoding nuclear autoantigenic sperm protein isoform 3 (isoform 3 is encoded by transcript variant 3), yielding MATESTAAAAIAAELVSADKIEDAPAPSTSADKMESLDVDSEAKKLLGLGQKHLVMGDIPAAVNAFQEAASLLMENGVLGNALEGVHVEEEEGEKTEDESLVENNDNVDETEGSEEEDRENDKAEETPNESVLEKKSLQENEEEEIGNLELAWDMLDLAKIIFKRQETKEAQLYAAQAHLKLGEVSVESENYIQAVEEFQACLSLQEQYLEAHDRLLAETHYQLGLAYGYNSQYDEAVAQFGKSIDVIEKRMAVLHEQMKEAEGSFTEYEKEIEELKELLPEIREKIEDAKESQRSGNVAELALKATLVESSTSGFTPSGAGASVSMIASRKPTDGASSSNCVTDISHLVRKKRKPEEESPRKDDAKKAKQEPEVNGGSGDAVSSGKEVSENMEAEAENQAESQTAEGTVESAATIKSTAC
- the Nasp gene encoding nuclear autoantigenic sperm protein isoform 1 (isoform 1 is encoded by transcript variant 1), coding for MATESTAAAAIAAELVSADKIEDAPAPSTSADKMESLDVDSEAKKLLGLGQKHLVMGDIPAAVNAFQEAASLLGKKYGETANECGEAFFFYGKSLLELARMENGVLGNALEGVHVEEEEGEKTEDESLVENNDNVDETEGSEEEDRENDKAEETPNESVLEKKSLQENEEEEIGNLELAWDMLDLAKIIFKRQETKEAQLYAAQAHLKLGEVSVESENYIQAVEEFQACLSLQEQYLEAHDRLLAETHYQLGLAYGYNSQYDEAVAQFGKSIDVIEKRMAVLHEQMKEAEGSFTEYEKEIEELKELLPEIREKIEDAKESQRSGNVAELALKATLVESSTSGFTPSGAGASVSMIASRKPTDGASSSNCVTDISHLVRKKRKPEEESPRKDDAKKAKQEPEVNGGSGDAVSSGKEVSENMEAEAENQAESQTAEGTVESAATIKSTAC